A stretch of Candidatus Methylacidithermus pantelleriae DNA encodes these proteins:
- a CDS encoding carboxymuconolactone decarboxylase family protein: protein MMLTAGGQVPEDVSERARRQFSEQELVNLTLAVIAINGGNRLLIYEFSGCSRCLPVESVRVDRFVEMMGARTFLVCSDRLIPSGPGRNLTTERLTEAVRSASDTVIAMSKCNDSFNSAVKLVSENVDCPDRLGGQTGVMVGSHARTDGSDHGLGVCTQHLRARQREHRSQSRFHHPGA, encoded by the coding sequence GTGATGCTCACTGCCGGTGGACAGGTTCCGGAGGATGTTTCCGAACGGGCGCGCCGGCAGTTCAGCGAACAAGAGCTGGTTAACTTGACGCTAGCCGTTATCGCAATCAACGGTGGGAATCGGTTGCTTATTTATGAGTTTTCGGGCTGTTCCCGGTGCCTACCAGTCGAGTCAGTGCGAGTAGATCGTTTCGTCGAGATGATGGGCGCCAGAACGTTTTTGGTCTGTTCCGATCGTCTGATTCCCAGTGGACCGGGACGGAATCTGACGACAGAGCGTTTGACCGAAGCGGTACGGAGCGCATCTGATACTGTGATCGCTATGTCTAAGTGTAACGACAGCTTCAACAGTGCGGTCAAACTGGTGAGCGAGAATGTAGACTGTCCGGACAGGCTGGGGGGCCAAACCGGTGTCATGGTTGGGAGTCACGCAAGGACGGACGGGAGCGATCACGGTCTTGGAGTATGTACGCAGCATTTGCGCGCACGGCAGCGCGAACATCGTTCCCAATCCCGTTTCCATCACCCGGGTGCATAA
- a CDS encoding carboxymuconolactone decarboxylase family protein, producing the protein MSGIETHIRESGFERSLRELITIRASQLYGCPFCIHMHTKGTPSSGREQTTH; encoded by the coding sequence ATGTCTGGAATCGAAACACATATCAGAGAGTCCGGTTTTGAACGATCCTTGCGGGAGCTTATTACGATTCGAGCTTCGCAGCTCTACGGTTGCCCATTCTGTATCCATATGCACACGAAAGGCACCCCGAGCTCGGGGCGAGAGCAAACAACGCATTAA
- a CDS encoding DUF378 domain-containing protein, translating to MENKAQKNVKLVDALALALVIIGALDWGVWGIFQRDFVSLLFGGPSAVWSRGVYILVALAGLWSIRLLIRAWQASGSVSQA from the coding sequence ATGGAAAACAAAGCTCAGAAAAACGTGAAGCTGGTCGACGCATTGGCTCTTGCCTTGGTCATCATCGGTGCGTTGGATTGGGGTGTGTGGGGAATTTTTCAGCGGGATTTTGTCAGCCTTTTGTTCGGTGGTCCATCGGCTGTGTGGAGCCGGGGGGTGTATATCCTGGTAGCTCTGGCCGGGTTGTGGAGTATCCGATTGCTTATCCGTGCGTGGCAGGCTTCTGGAAGCGTTTCCCAGGCGTAA